Proteins co-encoded in one Medicago truncatula cultivar Jemalong A17 chromosome 8, MtrunA17r5.0-ANR, whole genome shotgun sequence genomic window:
- the LOC11442734 gene encoding probable acyl-activating enzyme 2 isoform X1: protein MNNIFKIMLWTRSLTHFRSTHHTFSRKFSNFSKDPDRGSWESMQGLVHCHANSVPLSPINFLERAAKVCRDRTSLVYGSLKYNWGQTHQRCLKLASSLTQLGISRGDVVATLAPNVPAMYELHFAVPMAGAILCTLNSRLDAAMVSVLLEHSQAKILFADHQLLEIAQGALDLLRERGTKLPIIVLVNDSDFSSPIRITSTTYEYEKLMEVGDNGFNIVKPQSEWDPISINYTSGTTSRPKGVVYSHRGAYLNSLATVLLFQMDIFPVYLWNVPLFHCNGWCLPWGVAAQFGTNICLRKVSPRNIFDNIIQHKVTHMGGAPTVLNMILNSASTHRKPLNHKVLVMTGGSPPPPQILSKIEEIGFSISHLYGLTETYGPGSFCAWRPEWDTLPPEERSKMKARQGVPHVALEEIDVKDSATMESVLADGKTVGEIMFRGNTVMSGYFRDLKATEEAFKDGWFHSGDLAVKHSDGYIEVKDRLKDIIVSGGENISSVEVETVLYSHPAVLEAAVVARPDDHWGQTPCAFLKLKEGFDQNAQEIIAFCRERLPHYMAPKTVIFLDMPKTSTGKIQKYILREKAKALGSICISSPLNCEKAVVDCSSKFRE, encoded by the exons ATGAACAACATCTTCAAGATCATGCTTTGGACTCGTTCTCTAACCCACTTCAGATCAACTCACCACACCTTCTCACGTAAATTCTCAAACTTTTCTAAGGACCCTGATCGAGGATCATGGGAATCAATGCAAGGGCTAGTTCATTGCCATGCAAATTCTGTTCCTTTGTCACCTATCAACTTCTTGGAGAGAGCAGCAAAGGTTTGTAGAGACAGAACATCACTTGTTTATGGTTCTTTGAAGTATAATTGGGGTCAAACTCATCAACGTTGTCTCAAACTTGCTTCTTCTCTTACCCAGTTAGGGATTTCCCGTGGAGATGTG GTTGCCACACTAGCACCAAATGTCCCTGCAATGTATGAGCTGCATTTTGCTGTACCAATGGCTGGAGCCATTCTTTGTACCCTTAATTCGCGTTTAGACGCAGCTATGGTTTCAGTCCTGCTCGAGCATTCACAAGCGAAGATCCTTTTTGCAGACCACCAACTACTTGAGATTGCTCAAGGAGCATTGGACTTGCTTCGCGAAAGAGGAACAAAATTGCCAATTATAGTCTTAGTAAATGATTCCGATTTCTCATCTCCGATCCGCATTACGTCAACGACCTACGAGTATGAGAAGCTAATGGAAGTTGGTGATAATGGTTTCAATATTGTAAAACCGCAAAGTGAATGGGATCCTATAAGTATAAATTACACCTCAGGAACCACATCTAGACCTAAAGGAGTTGTCTACAGCCATAGAGGTGCTTATCTAAATTCTTTAGCAACAGTTTTACTCTTTCAAATGGACATCTTTCCTGTTTATCTTTGGAATGTTCCGTTGTTCCATTGCAACGGTTGGTGTCTCCCTTGGGGAGTGGCAGCacaatttggaacaaatatttGTCTAAGGAAAGTCTCTCCACGGAACATATTTGACAACATAATTCAGCATAAGGTGACACACATGGGAGGAGCTCCTACAGTGCTTAACATGATTTTGAATTCTGCGTCGACTCATAGAAAACCACTCAATCACAAGGTTTTAGTGATGACAGGTGGTTCACCTCCACCGCCGCAGATTCTTTCCAAGATTGAAGAAATCGGTTTTAGCATTTCTCACCTCTATGGCTTGACAGAAACGTACGGTCCGGGGAGTTTTTGTGCGTGGAGACCTGAGTGGGACACATTGCCTCCTGAAGAAAGATCAAAGATGAAAGCTAGGCAAGGTGTGCCGCATGTGGCACTGGAGGAAATTGATGTTAAAGATTCTGCAACTATGGAAAGTGTTCTAGCTGACGGAAAAACGGTTGGCGAGATAATGTTTAGAGGGAATACAGTGATGAGTGgatattttagagatttgaaAGCAACAGAAGAAGCTTTCAAAGACGGTTGGTTTCATAGCGGGGATCTAGCTGTGAAACACTCTGATGGTTACATAGAAGTTAAGGATAGATTGAAGGATATAATAGTATCTGGGGGAGAAAACATTAGCTCGGTCGAGGTAGAAACTGTTTTGTATAGTCATCCGGCAGTTCTTGAGGCCGCAGTAGTTGCCCGGCCAGATGATCATTGGGGTCAAACTCCTTGTGCTTTTTTGAAGCTGAAAGAGGGGTTTGATCAAAATGCTCAAGAAATAATCGCCTTTTGTAGGGAACGTTTGCCTCACTACATGGCTCCTAAAACAGTCATTTTTCTAGATATGCCAAAGACTTCAACAGGTAAGATACAAAAGTATATTTTAAGGGAGAAAGCCAAGGCTTTGGGAAGTATATGTATATCCAGCCCCTTGAATTGTGAAAAAGCTGTTGTTGATTGCTCAAGTAAGTTTAGGGAATAG
- the LOC11442734 gene encoding probable acyl-activating enzyme 2 isoform X2: MYELHFAVPMAGAILCTLNSRLDAAMVSVLLEHSQAKILFADHQLLEIAQGALDLLRERGTKLPIIVLVNDSDFSSPIRITSTTYEYEKLMEVGDNGFNIVKPQSEWDPISINYTSGTTSRPKGVVYSHRGAYLNSLATVLLFQMDIFPVYLWNVPLFHCNGWCLPWGVAAQFGTNICLRKVSPRNIFDNIIQHKVTHMGGAPTVLNMILNSASTHRKPLNHKVLVMTGGSPPPPQILSKIEEIGFSISHLYGLTETYGPGSFCAWRPEWDTLPPEERSKMKARQGVPHVALEEIDVKDSATMESVLADGKTVGEIMFRGNTVMSGYFRDLKATEEAFKDGWFHSGDLAVKHSDGYIEVKDRLKDIIVSGGENISSVEVETVLYSHPAVLEAAVVARPDDHWGQTPCAFLKLKEGFDQNAQEIIAFCRERLPHYMAPKTVIFLDMPKTSTGKIQKYILREKAKALGSICISSPLNCEKAVVDCSSKFRE, translated from the coding sequence ATGTATGAGCTGCATTTTGCTGTACCAATGGCTGGAGCCATTCTTTGTACCCTTAATTCGCGTTTAGACGCAGCTATGGTTTCAGTCCTGCTCGAGCATTCACAAGCGAAGATCCTTTTTGCAGACCACCAACTACTTGAGATTGCTCAAGGAGCATTGGACTTGCTTCGCGAAAGAGGAACAAAATTGCCAATTATAGTCTTAGTAAATGATTCCGATTTCTCATCTCCGATCCGCATTACGTCAACGACCTACGAGTATGAGAAGCTAATGGAAGTTGGTGATAATGGTTTCAATATTGTAAAACCGCAAAGTGAATGGGATCCTATAAGTATAAATTACACCTCAGGAACCACATCTAGACCTAAAGGAGTTGTCTACAGCCATAGAGGTGCTTATCTAAATTCTTTAGCAACAGTTTTACTCTTTCAAATGGACATCTTTCCTGTTTATCTTTGGAATGTTCCGTTGTTCCATTGCAACGGTTGGTGTCTCCCTTGGGGAGTGGCAGCacaatttggaacaaatatttGTCTAAGGAAAGTCTCTCCACGGAACATATTTGACAACATAATTCAGCATAAGGTGACACACATGGGAGGAGCTCCTACAGTGCTTAACATGATTTTGAATTCTGCGTCGACTCATAGAAAACCACTCAATCACAAGGTTTTAGTGATGACAGGTGGTTCACCTCCACCGCCGCAGATTCTTTCCAAGATTGAAGAAATCGGTTTTAGCATTTCTCACCTCTATGGCTTGACAGAAACGTACGGTCCGGGGAGTTTTTGTGCGTGGAGACCTGAGTGGGACACATTGCCTCCTGAAGAAAGATCAAAGATGAAAGCTAGGCAAGGTGTGCCGCATGTGGCACTGGAGGAAATTGATGTTAAAGATTCTGCAACTATGGAAAGTGTTCTAGCTGACGGAAAAACGGTTGGCGAGATAATGTTTAGAGGGAATACAGTGATGAGTGgatattttagagatttgaaAGCAACAGAAGAAGCTTTCAAAGACGGTTGGTTTCATAGCGGGGATCTAGCTGTGAAACACTCTGATGGTTACATAGAAGTTAAGGATAGATTGAAGGATATAATAGTATCTGGGGGAGAAAACATTAGCTCGGTCGAGGTAGAAACTGTTTTGTATAGTCATCCGGCAGTTCTTGAGGCCGCAGTAGTTGCCCGGCCAGATGATCATTGGGGTCAAACTCCTTGTGCTTTTTTGAAGCTGAAAGAGGGGTTTGATCAAAATGCTCAAGAAATAATCGCCTTTTGTAGGGAACGTTTGCCTCACTACATGGCTCCTAAAACAGTCATTTTTCTAGATATGCCAAAGACTTCAACAGGTAAGATACAAAAGTATATTTTAAGGGAGAAAGCCAAGGCTTTGGGAAGTATATGTATATCCAGCCCCTTGAATTGTGAAAAAGCTGTTGTTGATTGCTCAAGTAAGTTTAGGGAATAG
- the LOC11443553 gene encoding protein SRG1 isoform X2 gives MEVSAEVEIVGNKSVQELALNFENLPPNNYIYNEGGVGFRDALLPSESDFHVPIIDIANLTSPSTSQHELHKLQSALHSCGFFLVINHGMTSSFLDKVSEVSKQFFELPKEEKQKYEREQINIEGYGNDTIYSENQMLDWCDRLFLKVHPEDQRNFKLWPQNPIDFRNTIQQYTECVWQLYEVILRVMAKTLNLEEDCFLKECGERGTMSMRTNYYPPCPMADHALGLKPHSDSSSITFLLQDKKVEGLQVLKDNRWFKVPIIHDALVINVGDQMEIMSNGIFQSPIHRVVVNAERERLSVAMFCRPNSEKEIQPIDKLVNESRPVLYKPVKDYAKIFLEYYQQGKRPIDAFKI, from the exons atggAAGTGTCGGCAGAGGTAGAGATAGTTGGTAATAAATCAGTTCAAGAGTTggcattgaattttgaaaatcttccaccaaataattatatatacaatgAAGGTGGTGTTGGATTTCGTGATGCTCTTCTTCCTTCAGAATCAGATTTTCATGTTCCAATTATTGACATTGCCAACCTCACTTCTCCATCTACATCACAACATGAGCTTCATAAACTCCAATCTGCACTTCATTCATGTGGCTTCTTTCTG GTGATAAACCATGGGATGACAAGCTCGTTTCTTGACAAAGTGAGTGAAGTTTCAAAGCAATTTTTTgaacttccaaaggaagaaaaGCAAAAATATGAAAGGGAGCAAATCAATATTGAAGGATATGGAAATGATACAATATATTCAGAAAATCAAATGCTTGATTGGTGTGACAGATTATTTTTGAAGGTACATCCTGAAGATCAAAGGAATTTCAAACTTTGGCCCCAAAACCCCATTGATTTCAG GAATACTATACAGCAATATACCGAATGTGTCTGGCAGTTATATGAAGTAATTTTAAGGGTCATGGCGAAGACACTGAACTTGGAAGAGGATTGTTTCCTAAAGGAATGTGGAGAGAGAGGTACAATGTCTATGAGAACCAATTACTACCCTCCATGTCCTATGGCTGATCATGCTCTGGGGCTGAAGCCACATTCTGATTCATCATCTATAACTTTTTTGCTGCAAGATAAAAAGGTAGAAGGCCTCCAAGTTCTCAAAGATAACCGGTGGTTTAAGGTTCCAATAATCCATGATGCTCTTGTGATTAATGTTGGTGATCAAATGGAG ATAATGAGCAATGGGATTTTTCAGAGTCCAATACACAGAGTAGTGGTAAATGCAGAAAGGGAAAGGCTCTCAGTTGCTATGTTTTGCCGCCCAAATTCAGAGAAAGAGATTCAACCGATTGACAAACTAGTGAACGAGTCAAGGCCAGTATTATACAAACCAGTAAAAGATTATGCTAAGATATTTCTCGAGTACTACCAACAAGGAAAAAGGCCAATTGATGCTTTCAAAATCTAA
- the LOC11443553 gene encoding protein SRG1 isoform X1, producing the protein MEVSAEVEIVGNKSVQELALNFENLPPNNYIYNEGGVGFRDALLPSESDFHVPIIDIANLTSPSTSQHELHKLQSALHSCGFFLVINHGMTSSFLDKVSEVSKQFFELPKEEKQKYEREQINIEGYGNDTIYSENQMLDWCDRLFLKVHPEDQRNFKLWPQNPIDFRNTIQQYTECVWQLYEVILRVMAKTLNLEEDCFLKECGERGTMSMRTNYYPPCPMADHALGLKPHSDSSSITFLLQDKKVEGLQVLKDNRWFKVPIIHDALVINVGDQMEEIECNTQIMSNGIFQSPIHRVVVNAERERLSVAMFCRPNSEKEIQPIDKLVNESRPVLYKPVKDYAKIFLEYYQQGKRPIDAFKI; encoded by the exons atggAAGTGTCGGCAGAGGTAGAGATAGTTGGTAATAAATCAGTTCAAGAGTTggcattgaattttgaaaatcttccaccaaataattatatatacaatgAAGGTGGTGTTGGATTTCGTGATGCTCTTCTTCCTTCAGAATCAGATTTTCATGTTCCAATTATTGACATTGCCAACCTCACTTCTCCATCTACATCACAACATGAGCTTCATAAACTCCAATCTGCACTTCATTCATGTGGCTTCTTTCTG GTGATAAACCATGGGATGACAAGCTCGTTTCTTGACAAAGTGAGTGAAGTTTCAAAGCAATTTTTTgaacttccaaaggaagaaaaGCAAAAATATGAAAGGGAGCAAATCAATATTGAAGGATATGGAAATGATACAATATATTCAGAAAATCAAATGCTTGATTGGTGTGACAGATTATTTTTGAAGGTACATCCTGAAGATCAAAGGAATTTCAAACTTTGGCCCCAAAACCCCATTGATTTCAG GAATACTATACAGCAATATACCGAATGTGTCTGGCAGTTATATGAAGTAATTTTAAGGGTCATGGCGAAGACACTGAACTTGGAAGAGGATTGTTTCCTAAAGGAATGTGGAGAGAGAGGTACAATGTCTATGAGAACCAATTACTACCCTCCATGTCCTATGGCTGATCATGCTCTGGGGCTGAAGCCACATTCTGATTCATCATCTATAACTTTTTTGCTGCAAGATAAAAAGGTAGAAGGCCTCCAAGTTCTCAAAGATAACCGGTGGTTTAAGGTTCCAATAATCCATGATGCTCTTGTGATTAATGTTGGTGATCAAATGGAG GAAATTGAATGCAATACACAGATAATGAGCAATGGGATTTTTCAGAGTCCAATACACAGAGTAGTGGTAAATGCAGAAAGGGAAAGGCTCTCAGTTGCTATGTTTTGCCGCCCAAATTCAGAGAAAGAGATTCAACCGATTGACAAACTAGTGAACGAGTCAAGGCCAGTATTATACAAACCAGTAAAAGATTATGCTAAGATATTTCTCGAGTACTACCAACAAGGAAAAAGGCCAATTGATGCTTTCAAAATCTAA